The proteins below come from a single Streptomyces sp. B3I8 genomic window:
- a CDS encoding nuclear transport factor 2 family protein — translation MTLTEAEPAELPLTDHDLTERERTNLAVVLHAYDVAEGDDMDVQAFVDSFAEDGVFNDVVAGHTYRGETLGTVLPRMKGLFSDVHRELQRITVSGDVVSIELSIRGTFDGELTAPTGGVVKGNGNKVDVPTADFWYLRDGKVERFDCYVGYTKMYADMGVDLDWSSAVAQA, via the coding sequence ATGACCCTGACCGAAGCCGAACCGGCGGAGCTGCCGCTCACCGACCACGACCTGACCGAGCGCGAGAGGACCAACCTCGCGGTCGTCCTGCACGCCTACGACGTGGCCGAGGGCGACGACATGGACGTCCAGGCGTTCGTCGACAGCTTCGCCGAGGACGGCGTCTTCAACGACGTGGTCGCCGGCCACACCTACCGGGGCGAGACGCTCGGCACGGTGCTGCCCCGCATGAAGGGCCTCTTCTCCGACGTCCACCGCGAGCTGCAGCGCATCACCGTGAGCGGTGACGTCGTCAGCATCGAGCTGTCCATCCGCGGCACGTTCGACGGCGAGCTGACGGCACCGACGGGTGGGGTCGTCAAGGGGAACGGCAACAAGGTCGACGTGCCGACCGCCGACTTCTGGTACCTGCGCGACGGCAAGGTCGAGAGGTTCGACTGCTACGTCGGCTACACGAAGATGTACGCGGACATGGGCGTGGACCTCGACTGGTCCTCGGCGGTCGCCCAGGCGTGA
- a CDS encoding DUF397 domain-containing protein — protein MTEWQKSSFSGGGDGDDCVELGHSGTGMLLREGDEPGLILAVSPASLAQLIRHLRSEP, from the coding sequence ATGACCGAGTGGCAGAAGTCGTCCTTCTCCGGGGGCGGCGACGGCGACGACTGCGTGGAGCTCGGGCACAGCGGAACCGGGATGCTCCTCCGCGAGGGCGACGAGCCCGGGCTGATACTCGCCGTCAGCCCCGCTTCCCTCGCCCAACTCATCCGTCACCTGCGGAGCGAACCGTAG
- a CDS encoding VWA domain-containing protein — translation MGLLTLLRNAFGRSRKERGDGTESVTAQPERLPAQETAPVEEPAAAAPEERAPAPKVPSPATEPTPAPAPAATAHVPDPRQESRESRDEHDLVSAAFDNITVPAPTKPADEPTPEAEPAPEAEPTVTAEPTVTAEPTVTAEPTAEAVTAPEAVTAPEAVSAPVVEETPASSAEQAPAAEPTPEPAAAEEPAAEPEPAPSEKPVEPEPVTAEEPAPTEEPASEEPATAEEPQAPEEPAEAAAPAPEATVEPAPEPTPAPEPTPTPAPDPAPEPASADAPEAPQGNPATPASRIRTDAPGLTTAYKAAGTALRAHDLTGTRAKVHLVLDRSASMRPYYKDGSAQALGEQTLALAAHLDPEATVHVTFFSTELDGTGELTLAAHENKVDELHAGLGRMGRTSYHAAVEAVLARHAEEAPGTPALVIFQTDGAPDAKTPATQALKDAAAKHPEVFFSFVAFGEQDNKAFDYLRKLKTENTSFFHAGPTPRELTDKELYEGVLASWRP, via the coding sequence ATGGGACTTCTCACTCTTCTGCGGAATGCGTTCGGCCGCTCACGCAAGGAGCGCGGCGACGGGACGGAGAGCGTGACGGCGCAGCCGGAGCGGCTGCCCGCGCAGGAGACGGCACCGGTGGAGGAGCCCGCCGCGGCGGCCCCCGAGGAGCGGGCCCCGGCGCCGAAGGTCCCGTCCCCGGCGACGGAACCGACCCCGGCTCCGGCGCCGGCTGCGACGGCGCACGTTCCCGACCCGCGCCAGGAGAGCCGCGAGAGCCGCGACGAACACGACCTGGTGTCGGCGGCGTTCGACAACATCACGGTCCCCGCACCGACGAAGCCGGCGGACGAGCCGACGCCCGAGGCGGAGCCAGCGCCCGAGGCGGAACCGACGGTGACGGCGGAACCGACGGTGACGGCGGAACCGACGGTGACGGCGGAGCCGACGGCCGAGGCGGTGACCGCACCCGAGGCGGTGACCGCACCCGAGGCGGTGTCCGCACCGGTGGTCGAGGAGACCCCGGCGTCTTCGGCCGAGCAGGCCCCGGCCGCCGAGCCGACGCCGGAACCGGCGGCGGCCGAGGAGCCGGCGGCGGAGCCGGAACCCGCGCCGTCGGAGAAACCGGTGGAACCGGAACCGGTGACCGCCGAGGAGCCGGCCCCCACCGAGGAGCCGGCGTCCGAGGAGCCCGCCACGGCGGAGGAGCCCCAGGCACCCGAGGAGCCCGCCGAGGCGGCGGCCCCCGCGCCCGAGGCGACTGTGGAACCGGCCCCGGAGCCGACCCCCGCGCCGGAGCCCACTCCCACCCCCGCGCCGGACCCCGCCCCCGAACCTGCGTCCGCCGACGCACCGGAAGCCCCACAGGGGAACCCCGCGACACCCGCGTCGCGCATCCGCACGGACGCCCCCGGCCTCACCACCGCCTACAAGGCCGCCGGCACGGCCCTGCGCGCACACGACCTCACCGGCACCCGCGCCAAGGTCCACCTCGTCCTGGACCGCTCCGCCTCCATGCGCCCGTACTACAAGGACGGCTCCGCGCAGGCCCTCGGCGAGCAGACCCTCGCCCTCGCCGCCCACCTGGACCCCGAGGCCACCGTCCACGTCACGTTCTTCTCCACCGAACTGGACGGCACCGGCGAACTGACCCTCGCCGCGCACGAGAACAAGGTCGACGAACTGCACGCGGGCCTCGGCCGCATGGGCCGTACGAGCTACCACGCCGCCGTGGAGGCGGTCCTCGCCCGGCACGCCGAGGAGGCACCCGGCACCCCCGCCCTGGTGATCTTCCAGACGGACGGCGCCCCCGACGCGAAGACCCCCGCCACGCAGGCCCTGAAGGACGCGGCGGCGAAGCACCCGGAGGTCTTCTTCTCCTTCGTCGCGTTCGGCGAGCAGGACAACAAGGCGTTCGACTACCTCCGCAAGCTGAAGACGGAGAACACCTCCTTCTTCCACGCGGGCCCCACCCCCCGCGAGCTCACCGACAAGGAACTCTACGAGGGCGTACTGGCGTCCTGGCGCCCGTAG
- the metG gene encoding methionine--tRNA ligase: MAATGSEKQGAKAYYVSTPIYYVNDAPHLGHAYTTVAGDVLTRWHRQRGEKVWYLTGTDEHGQKIMRTAEANGVTPQAWADKLVTESWEPLWEHLDIANDDFIRTTQKRHTDRVQEFVQDLYDKGEIYKGGYEGPYCVGCEEYKLPGELLDGEGEFEGQKLCPIHKKPVEILSEENYFFRLSDYTDKLLAYYEANPGFVQPESARNEVVNFVRQGLQDLSISRSTFDWGIPIPWDEKHVIYVWVDALLNYATAVGYNENEQKFEETFPADVHLVGKDILRFHAVIWPAMLLAQGLPLPGKVAANGWLMVGGEKMSKSNLTGIKPQDLTTHFGVDAYRWYFLRAIAFGQDGSFSWEDFSARYTSELANDYGNLASRVAAMVGKYFGGELPAATADGEAEAAVHAGLAKTVATADRKIGEELDFQGGILAVFDFVKQVNGYLTEQEPWKVAKDKSDEGRARLATILYTAAESLRAMAVLLNPIMPDTSQKLWESLGAEPSLGALADQRVQDAADWGRLPAGATVTKGAVLFPRLEEPPTA, encoded by the coding sequence ATGGCGGCCACTGGATCCGAGAAGCAGGGGGCGAAGGCGTACTACGTCTCGACCCCCATCTACTACGTCAACGACGCTCCTCACCTGGGCCACGCCTACACGACCGTCGCAGGCGACGTGCTCACCCGCTGGCACCGTCAGCGCGGCGAGAAGGTGTGGTACCTCACCGGCACGGACGAGCACGGTCAGAAGATCATGCGCACGGCCGAGGCGAACGGGGTCACCCCGCAGGCCTGGGCCGACAAGCTCGTCACGGAGTCCTGGGAACCCCTGTGGGAGCACCTGGACATCGCGAACGACGACTTCATCCGCACCACGCAGAAGCGGCACACCGACCGCGTCCAGGAGTTCGTGCAGGACCTGTACGACAAGGGCGAGATCTACAAGGGCGGCTACGAGGGCCCGTACTGCGTGGGCTGCGAGGAGTACAAGCTCCCCGGCGAACTGCTCGACGGCGAGGGCGAGTTCGAGGGCCAGAAGCTGTGCCCGATCCACAAGAAGCCGGTGGAGATCCTCAGCGAGGAGAACTACTTCTTCCGCCTGAGCGACTACACCGACAAGCTCCTCGCGTACTACGAGGCCAACCCCGGCTTCGTCCAGCCGGAGTCCGCGCGCAACGAGGTCGTGAACTTCGTCCGCCAGGGCCTCCAGGACCTGTCCATCTCCCGCTCGACCTTCGACTGGGGCATCCCGATCCCCTGGGACGAGAAGCACGTCATCTACGTGTGGGTCGACGCGCTGCTGAACTACGCCACGGCGGTCGGCTACAACGAGAACGAGCAGAAGTTCGAGGAGACGTTCCCGGCCGACGTGCACCTGGTCGGCAAGGACATCCTGCGCTTCCACGCGGTGATCTGGCCGGCGATGCTGCTGGCGCAGGGCCTGCCGCTGCCGGGCAAGGTCGCGGCCAACGGCTGGCTGATGGTCGGCGGCGAGAAGATGTCGAAGTCGAACCTGACCGGCATCAAGCCGCAGGACCTGACCACGCACTTCGGCGTGGACGCGTACCGGTGGTACTTCCTGCGTGCCATCGCCTTCGGCCAGGACGGCAGCTTCTCGTGGGAGGACTTCTCCGCCCGCTACACGAGCGAGCTGGCGAACGACTACGGCAACCTGGCGTCCCGCGTGGCGGCGATGGTCGGCAAGTACTTCGGCGGCGAACTGCCGGCGGCCACGGCCGACGGCGAGGCGGAGGCGGCGGTCCACGCCGGCCTGGCGAAGACGGTCGCGACGGCGGACCGGAAGATCGGCGAGGAACTGGACTTCCAGGGCGGCATCCTGGCGGTCTTCGACTTCGTCAAGCAGGTCAACGGCTACCTCACGGAACAGGAACCGTGGAAGGTCGCCAAGGACAAGAGCGACGAGGGCCGGGCCCGCCTGGCCACGATCCTCTACACGGCCGCGGAGTCGCTCCGCGCCATGGCCGTCCTCCTGAACCCGATCATGCCCGACACCAGCCAGAAGCTCTGGGAGTCCCTGGGCGCGGAACCGTCCCTGGGCGCCCTCGCCGACCAGCGCGTCCAGGACGCCGCCGACTGGGGCCGCCTCCCCGCCGGCGCGACGGTCACCAAGGGCGCGGTCCTCTTCCCCCGCCTGGAGGAGCCCCCGACCGCCTAA
- a CDS encoding TetR/AcrR family transcriptional regulator — protein sequence MTRVDKVDQRREAGQRTRDGLRAAALELLSQRGQDGVTLREITDRAGANVAAVSYHFGSLKKLCETAIEHALEQYLNAQIGALEALSSTATLQEVAGAFARPMVRALAAGGQDLAVMRTVARVGIEPPEGWERLHGKFDRTREEVIRVLAPTLPDVDEEELAFRTRCAAGMLNWLALAPIGTELATLPADRIEQHLVPVVAGALRGDATVGR from the coding sequence GTGACGCGGGTGGACAAGGTGGACCAGCGCCGGGAGGCCGGGCAGCGCACACGGGACGGGCTGCGGGCGGCCGCGTTGGAGCTGCTCTCGCAGCGGGGGCAGGACGGCGTGACCCTCCGCGAGATCACGGATCGCGCCGGGGCGAACGTCGCGGCGGTGAGTTATCACTTCGGCTCGCTGAAGAAGCTGTGCGAGACGGCGATCGAGCACGCGCTGGAGCAGTACCTGAACGCCCAGATCGGCGCACTCGAAGCCCTCTCCTCCACGGCGACGCTCCAGGAGGTGGCGGGGGCTTTCGCCCGCCCGATGGTGCGGGCGCTGGCGGCCGGCGGGCAGGACCTGGCGGTGATGCGCACCGTGGCGCGCGTCGGCATCGAACCCCCCGAGGGGTGGGAGCGGCTGCACGGGAAGTTCGACCGGACCCGGGAGGAAGTCATCCGGGTACTGGCACCGACGCTGCCCGATGTCGACGAGGAGGAACTCGCCTTCCGGACGCGGTGTGCCGCAGGCATGCTGAACTGGCTCGCCCTGGCCCCCATCGGCACGGAACTGGCCACCCTCCCCGCCGACCGGATCGAACAGCACCTCGTCCCGGTGGTGGCAGGAGCGCTACGCGGCGACGCCACCGTCGGCCGCTGA